The Chryseobacterium indicum genome includes a window with the following:
- a CDS encoding UbiA family prenyltransferase, translating to MNSEKETFQQRNYIQKSFFYRFSQFVGFLLGARFFVAVLLIFALYVSTFFLFNQDENFRKFVFDFKVHGIIFCTVLTILAGGIINQFYDFEKDHVVKPFRTRIQSFIKQKYFLYAYLVLSLISLGVAWMISHNVFAFFVVYQFFMWFYSHKLSRILVLNNLTFVSLTLYPFFGMMVYYETFSKKVLLMAVFLFLILLCIDIVKDTLTKSVDKAFGYTTIPNYFKSRNTKTIIVSLLIITMAVSMKLIMKTGIAGFMAYYFTAGLFIFILCVYLILNHTRKSNFVTLNILRIWVFIGIIAMLLNGLEGKL from the coding sequence ATGAATTCTGAAAAAGAAACTTTCCAACAGAGAAATTATATTCAAAAATCTTTTTTTTACAGATTTTCACAATTTGTGGGCTTTCTTTTGGGGGCTCGCTTTTTTGTTGCCGTTCTGCTGATTTTTGCCCTCTATGTTTCCACATTTTTCCTCTTTAATCAGGATGAAAATTTCAGAAAATTCGTATTCGATTTTAAAGTTCACGGAATTATTTTCTGTACGGTTCTTACGATTCTTGCCGGAGGAATCATCAATCAGTTTTACGATTTCGAAAAAGATCATGTTGTAAAGCCCTTCAGAACGAGAATTCAGAGCTTCATTAAGCAGAAATATTTTCTCTATGCTTACCTCGTTTTAAGCTTAATTTCTTTGGGAGTTGCCTGGATGATTTCACATAATGTTTTTGCATTTTTTGTAGTTTATCAGTTCTTTATGTGGTTTTACAGCCATAAACTCAGCCGGATTTTAGTATTAAACAATCTCACTTTTGTAAGCCTTACGTTGTATCCCTTTTTCGGAATGATGGTGTATTATGAAACCTTTTCGAAGAAAGTTTTACTCATGGCGGTTTTTCTTTTTCTGATTCTTTTATGCATTGATATTGTAAAAGATACTTTAACAAAAAGCGTTGATAAAGCGTTTGGATACACAACAATTCCCAATTATTTTAAAAGCAGGAATACCAAAACAATTATCGTTTCTCTGCTCATCATTACCATGGCAGTATCCATGAAGTTGATCATGAAAACAGGAATTGCAGGATTCATGGCGTATTATTTTACTGCCGGATTATTTATTTTCATCCTTTGTGTTTACCTTATTTTAAATCATACAAGAAAAAGCAATTTCGTCACGCTTAATATTCTCAGAATTTGGGTTTTTATTGGGATAATCGCAATGCTTCTCAACGGACTGGAAGGCAAATTATAA
- a CDS encoding proline dehydrogenase family protein, with protein sequence MPIFNDTKVAFADKSDAQLRKAYWMFKMIELPSLTKIGTSVLNFTVHNSFPFVTGIVKNTLFEQFCGGETREESMKVVKQLFRRGVGSIFDYSIEGKEDEETFDAVCKEIKDIVRFSVGNPAIPFIVFKPTAFGRIDLYEAVGKNSELTTSQKEEWERVVKRFDEVCKLCHEHDKKVMVDAEETWMQDAADHLCEEMMEKYNQEKPIVWNTIQMYRTGRLEYMESHLQRAREKGYFIGYKIVRGAYMEKERARAAEKGYADPIQPTKDASDKNYNAGIDFVMNHLDKVSAFFGTHNEISSELVMDKMKTKGLENGNPHIYFGQLYGMSDNITFYLSNKGYNAAKYLPYGPVKDVVPYLTRRAQENTSVAGQTGRELGLIKKELERRKASR encoded by the coding sequence ATGCCCATTTTTAACGATACTAAAGTCGCATTTGCGGATAAATCCGATGCACAGTTAAGAAAAGCGTATTGGATGTTCAAAATGATTGAGCTGCCTTCCCTTACAAAAATTGGAACTTCCGTTCTTAATTTCACCGTTCATAATAGTTTTCCTTTCGTTACCGGAATTGTAAAAAACACTTTGTTTGAGCAGTTTTGCGGAGGAGAAACCCGTGAAGAAAGTATGAAAGTAGTGAAACAGCTTTTCAGAAGAGGAGTCGGAAGTATTTTCGATTATTCCATTGAAGGCAAAGAAGACGAAGAAACTTTTGATGCGGTTTGCAAAGAGATCAAAGATATCGTAAGATTTTCTGTAGGAAATCCGGCAATTCCTTTTATCGTTTTTAAACCTACAGCCTTCGGAAGAATTGATCTGTATGAAGCTGTCGGGAAAAATTCGGAACTGACAACAAGCCAGAAAGAAGAATGGGAAAGAGTAGTAAAAAGGTTTGATGAAGTCTGTAAACTTTGCCATGAACACGACAAAAAAGTAATGGTAGATGCTGAAGAAACCTGGATGCAGGATGCAGCAGACCATCTTTGCGAAGAGATGATGGAGAAATACAATCAGGAAAAGCCGATTGTCTGGAATACCATTCAGATGTACAGAACCGGAAGACTGGAATATATGGAGTCGCATCTTCAGCGCGCGCGAGAAAAAGGTTATTTTATCGGGTATAAGATCGTTCGTGGAGCCTATATGGAAAAAGAAAGAGCAAGAGCCGCAGAAAAAGGCTATGCAGATCCTATTCAGCCGACAAAAGATGCTTCCGACAAAAATTACAATGCAGGAATTGATTTCGTTATGAATCATTTAGATAAAGTTTCCGCATTTTTCGGAACCCACAATGAAATTTCTTCAGAGCTTGTCATGGATAAAATGAAAACGAAAGGACTGGAAAACGGAAATCCTCATATCTATTTCGGGCAGCTTTACGGGATGAGCGACAATATTACGTTCTATCTGTCAAATAAAGGCTATAATGCGGCAAAATACCTTCCTTACGGACCTGTAAAAGACGTTGTGCCATATCTTACCAGAAGAGCGCAGGAGAATACTTCCGTTGCAGGACAAACCGGTCGAGAGCTGGGGCTGATTAAAAAAGAACTGGAAAGAAGAAAAGCAAGCAGATAA
- a CDS encoding helix-turn-helix transcriptional regulator: MSLNERISKVIEYSNLSSSEFADEIEVQRSSISHITSGRNKPSLEFIIKIKSRFPEILWDWLITGEGEMLKSELPESDIPELEEEIYEEEKPRTTSLPDLFTMVNNDEDFGSEETEIEPPEMKRQESLIPDQSKAQEKISDSQRLENNSDQIIAQAIENQQNKIKRIVIFYENGKFESFEP, encoded by the coding sequence ATGAGTTTAAACGAGAGAATTTCAAAAGTTATCGAATATTCTAATCTTTCTTCTTCGGAGTTTGCAGATGAAATTGAAGTACAGCGATCTTCTATTTCGCACATTACGTCCGGAAGAAATAAGCCGTCGCTTGAGTTTATCATTAAAATAAAATCCCGCTTTCCTGAAATTCTTTGGGACTGGCTGATTACGGGAGAAGGTGAAATGCTGAAATCTGAACTTCCCGAATCGGACATTCCTGAACTGGAAGAAGAAATTTACGAAGAGGAAAAACCGAGAACGACTTCTCTACCCGATCTTTTTACGATGGTAAATAACGATGAAGATTTTGGCAGTGAGGAAACAGAAATAGAGCCGCCAGAAATGAAGCGGCAGGAATCGCTTATACCGGATCAAAGTAAAGCACAGGAGAAAATATCGGATTCTCAGCGATTAGAAAATAACAGTGATCAGATCATTGCTCAAGCTATTGAAAATCAACAAAATAAAATTAAACGGATTGTTATTTTCTACGAAAACGGCAAATTCGAAAGTTTTGAACCATAA
- a CDS encoding M14 family zinc carboxypeptidase, with product MNFEQIYLQNPNFPNRYISPDKLFSYLHTNLSDHIENIGTSYLEKPIYKLTVGTGNINILAWSQMHGNESNATHAMLDLLFSLDKAPELKEELFSKIQLDFIFMLNPDGSEKWTRLNAADIDLNRDFHNEASKEIKFLKNTVASKKYDYALNLHEQRTIFTTDGIHPATLSFLAPSENVERTITENRKKCMAVIAEIYNHLKELIPNQIGRYSDEFYPTSTGDNFIKAGMPTILFEGGHFVDDYTRKGTRKYYTVALYYALKAISELNSETTGWETYLEIPENRETHYDVIYRNVKLNTDHECILDVAVQYCEIKEEGKDEISFIPFVMEVGDVKKKKGWLEIDCTGKKFVSETKYPKLDAEVNFTIED from the coding sequence ATGAATTTCGAACAGATCTATTTACAAAATCCAAATTTCCCAAATCGCTATATTTCTCCTGATAAATTATTTTCTTATCTACATACCAATCTCAGCGATCATATCGAAAATATCGGAACGTCTTATTTAGAGAAGCCTATTTATAAATTAACAGTCGGAACAGGAAATATTAATATTCTTGCCTGGTCGCAAATGCACGGCAATGAATCCAACGCAACCCATGCGATGCTCGATTTGCTTTTTTCTTTAGATAAAGCACCGGAGTTGAAAGAAGAATTGTTCAGTAAAATTCAGCTTGATTTTATTTTTATGCTAAATCCTGACGGATCCGAAAAATGGACAAGATTAAATGCAGCCGATATCGATCTGAACAGAGACTTTCATAACGAAGCCAGTAAAGAAATCAAATTCTTAAAAAATACGGTGGCTTCGAAAAAATATGATTATGCGTTGAATCTTCATGAGCAGAGAACAATTTTTACGACAGACGGAATTCATCCGGCAACGTTGTCTTTTTTGGCTCCCTCAGAAAATGTTGAAAGAACTATAACCGAAAACCGGAAAAAATGCATGGCGGTAATTGCAGAAATTTATAATCATCTGAAAGAATTAATCCCGAACCAGATCGGAAGATATTCTGATGAATTTTATCCGACTTCCACAGGCGATAATTTTATAAAAGCAGGAATGCCGACCATTTTATTTGAAGGCGGACATTTTGTAGACGACTACACGAGAAAAGGAACCCGAAAATATTATACGGTTGCTTTATATTATGCGTTAAAAGCCATTTCAGAATTAAACTCCGAAACCACAGGCTGGGAAACCTATCTGGAAATTCCGGAAAACAGGGAAACACACTATGATGTCATTTACAGAAATGTAAAGCTGAATACAGATCATGAATGTATTTTAGACGTAGCGGTTCAATACTGTGAGATCAAAGAAGAAGGAAAAGATGAAATCTCATTCATTCCTTTCGTAATGGAAGTAGGAGATGTTAAAAAGAAAAAAGGCTGGCTCGAAATCGACTGTACCGGAAAGAAATTTGTCTCAGAAACAAAATATCCAAAACTGGATGCAGAAGTGAATTTTACAATAGAAGACTGA
- a CDS encoding DUF4920 domain-containing protein has translation MKFKAILFAVAVSASSLAFAQETKKFGPPAGNALVGDVYGGGVASNVESKAISVDKLSKKLKKDKKVENVAVKGKVTDVCDKKGCWLTIQTEDNSQFFVKMKDYAFFVPTALKGKTVVMDGTAERKITSVDEQKHYAEDAKKPQSEIDAIKAPKEEIRFVANGIKVVN, from the coding sequence ATGAAATTCAAAGCGATATTATTTGCTGTAGCCGTGAGTGCTTCGTCTTTAGCTTTTGCACAGGAAACAAAAAAATTCGGACCTCCTGCAGGGAATGCTCTTGTAGGTGATGTTTACGGTGGCGGAGTTGCTTCAAATGTAGAATCTAAAGCAATTTCTGTAGATAAGCTGAGCAAAAAGCTTAAAAAAGATAAAAAAGTAGAAAACGTTGCCGTAAAAGGGAAAGTAACAGACGTTTGCGACAAAAAAGGATGTTGGTTAACGATCCAGACAGAAGATAACTCTCAGTTTTTTGTAAAAATGAAGGATTATGCATTCTTTGTTCCTACTGCTTTAAAAGGAAAAACTGTTGTTATGGACGGAACTGCAGAAAGAAAAATTACTTCTGTAGACGAGCAAAAACATTATGCGGAAGATGCTAAAAAGCCTCAGTCTGAAATCGATGCGATCAAAGCTCCGAAAGAAGAGATCAGGTTTGTAGCCAACGGAATTAAAGTGGTAAACTAA
- a CDS encoding APC family permease, translating into MQKKLKLWDAIMLVMGSMIGSGIFIVAADMMRNLGSGFWVIVVWIITGVMTVAAAISYGELSAMFPKAGGQYTYLKEIFGRKMGFLYGWGLFTVIQTGTIAAVAMAFGKFTAYLVPALNDAAPIFQSGEFKITWIQILAIATIILLTQLNTRGVESGKLLQNIFTGSKIIALLGLIATGFILVDISHLTDNFSFGYDAFSNLKKDISGNFLKEGWEPIGGMTLLGGIAAAMVGSVFSSVAWESVTFVSGEIENPKKNVVKSMIYGTTAVMILYIAVNYVYLNALDRDSIAFAENDRVAVAASHFIFGNAGTAIIAVLVMISTFGCNNGLILAGARVFQTMAKDGMFFRQAEQNNKNNVPANALWMQGIWASILCLSGQYGNLLDMISFVIVLFYMITVFGVIYLRIKQPNLERPYKTWLYPVTPIIYLLIGTGFCILLLIYKQQYTWPGFLMVLLGLPVYYLINMNKKTEK; encoded by the coding sequence ATGCAGAAAAAACTAAAACTTTGGGATGCCATTATGCTGGTAATGGGATCTATGATCGGAAGCGGAATTTTTATTGTTGCCGCAGATATGATGCGGAACCTTGGCTCAGGATTCTGGGTAATCGTGGTTTGGATTATTACGGGAGTGATGACCGTTGCAGCAGCCATCAGTTACGGAGAACTTTCGGCGATGTTTCCAAAAGCAGGAGGACAATACACCTATCTTAAAGAAATTTTCGGAAGAAAAATGGGCTTTTTATATGGATGGGGATTGTTTACGGTCATTCAGACCGGAACAATTGCTGCCGTTGCCATGGCTTTCGGGAAATTTACTGCTTATCTTGTTCCCGCCTTAAATGATGCAGCTCCGATTTTCCAGAGTGGCGAATTTAAAATTACATGGATCCAGATTTTAGCAATTGCTACTATCATTTTATTAACCCAGCTCAACACAAGAGGCGTTGAAAGCGGAAAATTATTACAGAATATCTTTACAGGCTCCAAAATCATAGCATTACTGGGACTTATTGCCACAGGATTTATTCTGGTAGATATTTCGCATTTAACGGATAACTTCAGCTTTGGGTATGATGCTTTCAGCAACCTTAAAAAAGACATTTCAGGAAATTTTCTGAAAGAAGGCTGGGAACCCATTGGCGGAATGACTTTACTGGGCGGAATTGCCGCAGCAATGGTAGGCTCCGTTTTCAGTTCGGTAGCGTGGGAAAGTGTAACGTTTGTATCAGGAGAAATTGAAAATCCAAAGAAAAATGTGGTAAAATCTATGATCTACGGAACAACTGCGGTCATGATTTTGTACATCGCTGTCAATTACGTTTACCTGAACGCTTTAGACAGAGACTCTATTGCCTTTGCGGAAAACGACAGGGTAGCGGTGGCTGCTTCACACTTCATTTTCGGAAATGCAGGAACGGCAATTATTGCGGTTTTGGTGATGATCTCAACTTTCGGATGCAATAACGGACTCATCTTAGCCGGAGCAAGAGTGTTTCAGACGATGGCAAAAGACGGAATGTTTTTCAGACAGGCAGAACAGAACAACAAAAACAATGTGCCCGCAAATGCGCTTTGGATGCAGGGAATCTGGGCTTCCATTTTATGTCTGAGCGGACAGTACGGAAATTTGCTGGATATGATCTCTTTTGTGATCGTTTTATTTTACATGATTACCGTTTTCGGCGTTATTTACCTGAGAATAAAACAGCCCAATCTGGAAAGACCTTACAAAACATGGCTGTATCCGGTGACTCCGATTATTTATTTATTGATAGGGACAGGCTTCTGTATCTTATTGCTGATCTACAAACAGCAGTATACATGGCCCGGTTTTCTGATGGTTTTACTCGGACTCCCCGTGTATTATCTCATTAATATGAATAAAAAAACTGAAAAATAA
- a CDS encoding GPW/gp25 family protein: protein MDTPNYRMPFVPSTLMTEGGSIETCDMGESIAHNIMLLITTKKGENRYDENYGNDVWNLEFDNGITSAVWEAVFIKSLKRQIQEYEPRIVQPQIDAHIQIVEHSYDTKEHTEIKKKVKIAINAKMEHSGERFSFSTELFLSPMSID, encoded by the coding sequence ATGGACACACCAAATTACAGAATGCCTTTTGTTCCGTCGACTTTAATGACGGAAGGGGGAAGCATAGAAACCTGCGACATGGGAGAAAGCATCGCGCACAATATTATGCTGCTCATCACCACCAAAAAAGGCGAAAACAGATACGATGAAAATTACGGAAACGACGTCTGGAATCTTGAATTCGATAACGGAATTACAAGCGCAGTCTGGGAAGCCGTTTTCATTAAAAGCCTCAAAAGGCAGATTCAGGAATACGAACCCAGAATCGTTCAGCCGCAAATCGATGCACACATCCAGATCGTAGAACACAGCTACGACACAAAAGAACATACCGAAATCAAAAAAAAGGTAAAAATCGCCATCAATGCCAAAATGGAGCATTCCGGAGAACGTTTCAGCTTTTCTACAGAGCTTTTCCTGAGTCCGATGTCGATTGATTAA
- a CDS encoding type VI secretion system baseplate subunit TssF, with the protein MNLEQNIYSKESVKARMLQNATKVWGLKSPQSLDPFVKLLIDAFSTEVFKANNEIQTVNARILEKLAKLLTPSIYTHPIPSHAIAFTQPYESSEILLEHTEFFFKKQMTSTIKSESDKQINIPFTPIGNIRINKIQTAIMFVGNTCYGIDDRLNKIPIARFQGRPEDYRKVTIGIDVSKYSNETFPKNVSIYCSNHAFEHLDFTYKLLPYITVSSNGNPLFVKEGLTYYKNNQAEGYEQMFREQSIQNKIIEDIKSVYHHKFIEISGLSTSLFSEPGQLPENLSYVDYKEEITKYIDGKRYLWLTFEFPPQFSAEILDNFSFVLNAFPIYNRGWKKTEYSLDIMGNNIPLVTDEGEHFLYVDEVQDGDGRKYTEIPFTPNDDLRKGLYTVRKGGMERFTNRNAVDMIANVLELTRDEIAAFSLLNRDNVKGVLSEMSDKMKSMVQKVNNAKRSIKQELNYVIMEPVDKTDHTYASFWITHSTLANHMRPGTELSNQLKSQTLVLLTETIGGAEEQKGTDSIQAYKYALTTRDKIISLEDVKNYCRMVLKDELKEVKVTRGTMISNKPKEGFIRTVEVEIIPQNYSFYGRAYWENMANVLRNQIISKAIDGIEYLVKVTNEDSDFS; encoded by the coding sequence ATGAATTTAGAACAGAATATTTATTCCAAAGAATCCGTAAAAGCGAGGATGCTTCAGAATGCCACAAAAGTCTGGGGATTGAAAAGCCCGCAATCTCTTGATCCGTTCGTTAAATTATTAATTGATGCATTCAGCACGGAAGTTTTCAAAGCGAACAACGAAATACAGACCGTTAACGCCAGAATTTTAGAAAAACTGGCAAAATTATTAACCCCTTCCATTTATACACATCCCATTCCGTCTCATGCAATTGCCTTCACGCAACCTTATGAATCGTCGGAAATTTTACTGGAGCATACCGAGTTTTTCTTTAAAAAACAGATGACCTCCACCATAAAATCAGAATCGGATAAGCAGATCAACATTCCTTTTACGCCAATTGGAAATATCAGAATCAACAAAATACAGACCGCCATCATGTTTGTAGGAAATACCTGCTACGGAATCGATGACCGGCTGAATAAAATTCCCATTGCAAGATTTCAGGGAAGACCGGAAGATTACCGTAAAGTGACCATCGGAATTGATGTTTCAAAATACTCAAACGAAACTTTTCCCAAAAATGTAAGCATTTACTGCTCAAATCATGCTTTCGAACATCTTGATTTTACCTATAAACTATTGCCCTACATTACGGTTTCTTCCAACGGAAATCCGTTATTTGTAAAAGAAGGTTTAACTTATTATAAAAACAATCAGGCAGAAGGATATGAGCAGATGTTCCGCGAACAGTCTATTCAGAATAAAATTATTGAAGACATCAAAAGTGTGTATCATCATAAATTCATTGAGATATCCGGACTTTCAACCTCATTATTTTCAGAACCGGGACAGCTCCCCGAAAATCTCAGCTATGTAGATTATAAAGAAGAAATTACAAAATACATCGACGGAAAACGATATCTGTGGCTTACTTTCGAGTTTCCGCCGCAATTTTCTGCTGAAATTCTGGATAATTTTTCTTTTGTTTTGAATGCTTTCCCAATCTATAACCGCGGCTGGAAAAAAACGGAATACAGCTTAGACATCATGGGAAACAATATTCCTCTCGTAACAGATGAAGGCGAACATTTTCTGTATGTAGATGAGGTTCAGGACGGTGACGGAAGAAAATACACCGAAATTCCTTTCACCCCGAATGACGATCTTCGAAAAGGATTATACACGGTAAGAAAGGGCGGAATGGAGCGTTTTACAAACAGAAATGCAGTTGATATGATTGCCAATGTTCTTGAACTGACGAGAGACGAAATTGCAGCTTTCTCTTTACTGAACCGTGATAATGTGAAAGGCGTTCTCAGTGAAATGTCCGACAAAATGAAATCCATGGTCCAGAAAGTTAACAATGCCAAACGAAGCATTAAACAGGAACTGAACTATGTGATTATGGAGCCTGTTGATAAAACAGATCACACTTATGCTTCATTCTGGATCACGCATTCTACTTTAGCCAACCATATGCGTCCCGGAACGGAACTTTCCAATCAGTTGAAATCACAGACGCTGGTTCTTTTAACGGAAACGATCGGCGGAGCGGAAGAGCAGAAGGGAACCGACAGTATTCAGGCTTATAAATATGCTTTAACCACAAGAGATAAGATCATTTCTTTGGAAGACGTTAAAAACTATTGCCGAATGGTTCTGAAAGACGAGCTGAAAGAGGTAAAGGTAACCCGCGGAACCATGATCAGCAATAAACCGAAAGAAGGTTTTATCCGAACTGTTGAGGTAGAAATTATTCCGCAGAATTATTCTTTCTACGGAAGAGCTTACTGGGAAAATATGGCGAATGTTTTAAGAAACCAGATTATTTCCAAAGCCATCGACGGAATTGAATATCTGGTAAAAGTAACGAATGAAGATTCGGATTTTTCGTGA
- a CDS encoding putative quinol monooxygenase, translated as MDQKAVYICAKWQVKEGKLDAVLQLVQQAAEKSSQEEGNLFYEVHQSRSDDHTLVLFEGYKNADAVEFHKNSEHYQKVVAEQIVPLLENREVILMDQLF; from the coding sequence ATGGATCAGAAAGCAGTATATATCTGTGCCAAATGGCAGGTAAAAGAAGGAAAACTGGATGCCGTTCTGCAGTTGGTACAACAGGCAGCAGAAAAAAGTTCGCAGGAAGAAGGAAATCTTTTTTATGAGGTACATCAAAGCAGATCAGACGATCATACATTGGTATTGTTTGAAGGGTATAAAAATGCCGATGCAGTGGAATTCCATAAAAATTCTGAACATTACCAGAAAGTTGTAGCCGAACAGATTGTTCCTTTACTGGAAAACAGAGAGGTGATTCTTATGGATCAGTTATTTTAA
- a CDS encoding type 1 glutamine amidotransferase domain-containing protein, with product MNPKVLIVVSNANSIGPNNKRTGTFLPEVAHPYAEFENAGYQIDFASLTGESPFLDGLNLADDPENLKFLTGKGWEDMHSAKKLSEVNTSGYDAVFVPGGLAPMVDMAEAPELKKVLADFYESNRVVAAVCHGPVSLLNVKLSDGSYLVNGKNIAAFSTAEEESYAKADVAFDLQTALTEQGAIFHAAEPWSANSIADGNIVTGQNPASAKGVGEKIVALLEAKNA from the coding sequence ATGAATCCAAAAGTATTAATCGTTGTATCCAACGCCAATTCTATCGGTCCGAACAATAAAAGAACAGGAACTTTCCTGCCTGAAGTAGCGCATCCTTATGCAGAATTTGAAAATGCAGGTTACCAGATCGATTTTGCCAGTTTAACCGGTGAGTCTCCGTTTCTGGACGGATTAAATTTAGCCGATGATCCGGAGAACCTAAAATTTTTAACGGGAAAAGGCTGGGAAGATATGCACAGTGCAAAAAAACTTTCTGAGGTAAACACTTCCGGTTACGATGCCGTGTTTGTTCCGGGAGGTCTGGCTCCGATGGTCGATATGGCGGAAGCGCCGGAACTTAAAAAAGTACTTGCCGATTTTTATGAAAGCAACCGTGTTGTAGCAGCGGTTTGTCATGGTCCTGTTTCGCTTCTGAATGTAAAATTAAGCGACGGAAGTTATCTGGTGAATGGTAAGAATATTGCTGCATTTAGCACTGCGGAAGAAGAAAGTTATGCAAAAGCGGATGTTGCTTTCGACCTTCAGACTGCCTTAACGGAGCAGGGTGCGATTTTCCATGCGGCAGAACCGTGGTCTGCCAACAGTATTGCCGACGGAAATATCGTGACCGGACAAAATCCGGCTTCTGCAAAAGGTGTAGGAGAAAAAATTGTGGCTCTTTTGGAAGCAAAAAACGCTTAA
- a CDS encoding Crp/Fnr family transcriptional regulator: MQLNKSVNRLAVLHWKFKQILHNFNYFYTGQSIIMNRLREHIEAITPLTDEEFEYVKTFFTLRKVRKNQFLIHDGDEVKYEFLVLDGIYKVYYIDENGKEHILQFAKKDWWMSDYIGFFKQQNSKMFIECLKAGEVVSLTLEGRNRLAADLHKMDHFFRIKLTNGYIALQQRIMMLLSGTPQQRYEEFVRLYPDLISEVPKKYVAEYLGVSRETLSRLYSNTNK; the protein is encoded by the coding sequence TTGCAGTTAAATAAAAGTGTAAACAGACTTGCAGTTCTGCATTGGAAATTCAAGCAGATTCTTCATAATTTTAATTACTTTTACACCGGACAAAGCATTATCATGAATCGACTGCGAGAACATATCGAAGCCATTACACCGCTTACAGACGAAGAGTTTGAATATGTCAAAACTTTTTTCACTTTAAGAAAAGTCCGTAAAAATCAGTTCCTGATCCATGACGGAGACGAAGTGAAATACGAATTTTTAGTTCTTGACGGAATCTATAAAGTCTATTATATTGATGAAAACGGCAAAGAACATATTCTTCAGTTTGCCAAAAAAGACTGGTGGATGTCCGATTATATAGGATTTTTTAAACAGCAAAATTCCAAAATGTTCATTGAATGCCTGAAAGCAGGTGAAGTGGTAAGTCTTACTCTCGAAGGAAGAAATAGACTCGCAGCCGATCTTCACAAAATGGATCATTTTTTCAGGATTAAATTAACGAACGGTTATATTGCGCTTCAGCAGAGAATTATGATGCTTTTATCGGGAACACCGCAACAGCGTTACGAAGAATTTGTAAGATTATATCCCGATCTGATTTCGGAAGTTCCTAAAAAATATGTCGCAGAATATCTCGGTGTAAGCAGGGAAACTTTAAGCAGGCTATATTCTAATACCAATAAATAG